One window from the genome of Actinomycetota bacterium encodes:
- the rodA gene encoding rod shape-determining protein RodA, with the protein MILDARDHAVVGDRPRPGPDVILFVTMIVLAGLGILMVYTASRASLEARGFDPSSLMVKQAVFAVIGLVLFLIGSLIDYRDLAGWSGVIYLLTLAVLGFVLTTAPHAGANRWILIGPFQFQPSEFAKLGVIIVLAAVLAPAREEGMRWSRLGLALGMLAIPSYLIFRQPDLGTMLVFGFFALVMLFVSGTTFRQFAILTVGAVGGVVAVWKLQLLRDYQLARLQSFIDPTADPLGIGYNLIRSKIAIGSGGIFGKGLFGGSLTNLSFVPAQSTDFIFTAVGEQLGLIGGVIVLLLYAVLLWRLLIIARNARDRFGRLLSVGIAAMLAFQIFVNVGMTIGIMPVTGLPLPLMSAGGSALLVTTLALGIANSVWLRRTPVPGEPVNA; encoded by the coding sequence ATGATCCTCGATGCACGCGATCATGCCGTCGTCGGCGACCGCCCGCGTCCGGGTCCGGACGTGATCCTGTTCGTCACCATGATCGTCCTCGCAGGCCTCGGCATTCTCATGGTCTACACGGCTTCGCGTGCGAGCCTGGAGGCTCGGGGATTCGATCCTTCCTCGCTCATGGTCAAACAGGCCGTCTTCGCGGTCATCGGTCTCGTGCTGTTCTTGATCGGTTCGCTCATCGACTATCGCGACCTGGCCGGCTGGTCCGGTGTCATCTACCTGCTCACGCTGGCCGTGCTCGGGTTCGTGCTGACCACGGCACCACATGCCGGCGCCAACCGATGGATCTTGATCGGTCCGTTTCAGTTCCAGCCGTCCGAGTTTGCCAAACTGGGCGTCATCATCGTGCTTGCCGCCGTGCTTGCACCGGCACGTGAAGAGGGGATGCGTTGGAGCAGGCTGGGACTTGCCCTCGGGATGTTGGCGATCCCCTCGTATCTCATCTTTCGACAGCCGGACCTCGGAACGATGCTGGTGTTCGGATTCTTCGCCCTCGTGATGCTGTTCGTGTCCGGCACGACCTTCCGGCAGTTCGCGATCCTGACCGTCGGGGCGGTGGGCGGCGTCGTTGCCGTTTGGAAGCTCCAGCTGCTTCGTGACTATCAGCTGGCGAGGCTGCAGAGCTTCATCGATCCGACCGCCGATCCGCTCGGCATCGGGTACAACCTGATCCGAAGCAAGATCGCGATCGGAAGTGGCGGGATCTTCGGCAAAGGCCTGTTCGGCGGATCTCTCACCAATCTGAGCTTCGTTCCCGCTCAGTCCACGGACTTCATCTTCACCGCAGTCGGTGAGCAGTTGGGTCTCATCGGTGGCGTGATCGTTCTCTTGCTCTATGCGGTGCTGTTGTGGAGACTGCTCATCATCGCCCGCAACGCCCGGGACCGGTTTGGGAGGCTGCTGAGCGTTGGGATCGCTGCAATGCTCGCTTTCCAGATCTTTGTGAACGTGGGTATGACGATCGGCATCATGCCGGTGACCGGTCTGCCACTTCCGCTCATGAGTGCAGGGGGATCCGCGCTCCTTGTCACAACACTCGCGCTGGGTATCGCAAACTCCGTCTGGTTGCGCCGCACGCCGGTGCCCGGTGAGCCGGTGAACGCCTAG
- the mrdA gene encoding penicillin-binding protein 2 codes for MREGLRLGTIGLVFVAMFTVLGARLWFVQVAAAPDYERQAENLLVAFRTLPAPRGSIIDRSGTTIVASKFAPGIVVDRIMIPADIEDSIVQQLSGLMGIPAVSIWSAFDDAGSAGVVHLGTVDTDIAYYVWEHQSQLPGVTIEEIPERRYPQGALAGHIVGYTGKPSASQLQADENLDPNAIIGKGGLEASYDKWLQGEEGSEAYQTNARGSILKELLRQPAQPGDTLHLNLDLDVERVVEQALHDAINLANQLKHEKGSYNGLARKAVAVVMDVTNGGVIAMDSVPEFDPALLRQVSSKQLESLVRNGEFSYNNLAISGQYPPASTFKAVTYLTAVEEGMYPEGVTGPNDRTECSAQLKAPFTDGSTQVWKNWTYPRDDGFQNLHEAFARSCNVYFWEIALRIWDRYKGTDKENLLQDWARRLGFGARTGIDLPGEQDGLIPDRALFEKRKETQLKNPGLRLLDESRLTTASPWFGGDLLAMATGQGALLTTPLQMAVAYAALVNGGTVWKPRVVDRITDVDGREVMSNPPEVVRSLDIAPSIVQMLREDMRRVTNQGTARSAFASMGSKSVLVGGKTGTAQMPKVCAEKDVDGKCIRLRDADVTSWFVGVAPIDDPKYVVVVMVEEGGGGSQVAAPAARFIFQHLLGLEPTPIIAGERTEY; via the coding sequence GTGAGAGAAGGGTTGCGGCTCGGCACGATCGGCCTCGTGTTCGTGGCGATGTTCACTGTTCTCGGTGCTCGTCTGTGGTTCGTCCAGGTCGCGGCCGCCCCCGACTATGAACGACAGGCAGAGAACCTTCTCGTCGCCTTCCGAACATTGCCTGCACCTCGTGGATCGATCATCGACCGCTCGGGAACGACCATCGTGGCAAGCAAGTTCGCCCCTGGCATCGTCGTCGATCGCATCATGATCCCGGCCGACATCGAAGACTCGATCGTGCAGCAGCTATCCGGGCTCATGGGAATCCCGGCGGTATCGATCTGGTCCGCCTTCGACGATGCAGGCTCTGCCGGTGTCGTGCATCTCGGGACCGTGGACACCGATATCGCCTATTACGTGTGGGAACACCAGTCCCAGTTGCCGGGCGTGACGATCGAAGAGATCCCAGAGCGTCGCTACCCCCAAGGAGCGCTCGCAGGGCACATTGTCGGCTACACCGGGAAGCCTTCGGCCAGTCAACTTCAGGCGGATGAGAACCTGGACCCGAATGCCATCATCGGCAAGGGCGGCCTCGAGGCGTCATATGACAAATGGCTGCAGGGAGAGGAGGGTTCGGAGGCCTACCAGACGAACGCTCGCGGCTCGATTCTGAAGGAGCTGCTCCGCCAACCGGCACAGCCGGGCGACACGTTGCACCTGAACCTCGACCTCGACGTCGAACGGGTTGTCGAGCAGGCTCTTCACGACGCAATCAACCTCGCGAATCAGCTCAAACACGAGAAAGGCTCCTACAACGGTCTTGCCCGGAAGGCTGTCGCCGTCGTGATGGACGTCACGAACGGCGGGGTCATAGCGATGGACTCCGTTCCCGAGTTCGATCCTGCCCTCCTTCGACAGGTCTCCTCCAAACAGCTCGAGAGTCTGGTCCGCAACGGCGAATTCTCTTACAACAACCTGGCGATATCCGGTCAGTATCCGCCTGCTTCGACGTTCAAGGCGGTGACCTATCTCACTGCTGTCGAAGAGGGTATGTACCCTGAAGGCGTCACCGGTCCGAACGACCGGACCGAATGCAGCGCCCAGTTGAAGGCGCCATTCACCGACGGTTCCACCCAGGTCTGGAAGAACTGGACGTACCCTCGTGACGACGGGTTCCAGAACCTCCACGAGGCATTCGCGCGTTCGTGCAACGTGTACTTCTGGGAGATCGCGTTACGGATCTGGGATCGGTACAAAGGCACCGACAAGGAGAACCTCCTCCAGGACTGGGCCCGTCGGCTCGGATTCGGAGCCCGGACCGGGATCGATCTTCCGGGTGAGCAGGATGGGCTGATTCCGGATCGGGCGCTGTTCGAAAAGCGCAAGGAGACACAGCTCAAGAACCCTGGCCTGCGGCTCCTGGATGAGAGCCGACTGACCACCGCAAGCCCATGGTTCGGAGGAGACCTCCTGGCGATGGCGACCGGACAGGGTGCTCTGCTCACGACCCCACTGCAAATGGCGGTCGCCTACGCGGCACTGGTCAACGGCGGGACCGTCTGGAAGCCGAGGGTCGTCGACCGCATCACCGACGTGGATGGACGTGAGGTCATGTCGAACCCGCCTGAAGTCGTGCGATCACTCGACATCGCTCCTTCGATCGTCCAGATGCTCCGTGAGGACATGCGCAGAGTCACCAACCAAGGCACCGCCAGATCGGCGTTTGCATCCATGGGGAGTAAGTCGGTGCTCGTCGGCGGCAAGACAGGGACTGCTCAGATGCCGAAGGTGTGCGCCGAGAAGGACGTAGATGGCAAGTGCATTCGCCTTCGTGACGCGGACGTGACCTCTTGGTTCGTGGGAGTGGCTCCCATCGACGATCCGAAGTACGTCGTCGTCGTGATGGTTGAGGAAGGCGGCGGCGGCAGCCAGGTTGCGGCACCAGCGGCGCGATTCATCTTCCAACACCTCCTGGGGTTGGAACCCACGCCAATCATCGCCGGCGAGAGGACCGAGTACTGA
- the mreD gene encoding rod shape-determining protein MreD yields the protein MSRRIGISLLAVGVAVIIQTTLLARLPVFGVVPDLVLLTVIASARRLDSEPAVVLGFTAGLIIDLLGSAPLGLRAMVLTIVAYITVRTRDRFEVSIPTIGVAVWGIALSGTVLLAIVGTLFGERILSDPLVLRQILLGPVYDVILAAAVLPLMTRILGGERHREMML from the coding sequence GTGAGCCGTCGCATCGGCATCTCGCTGCTCGCCGTCGGCGTTGCCGTGATCATCCAGACGACGCTGCTGGCCCGGCTTCCCGTGTTCGGGGTCGTGCCCGACCTGGTGCTGCTGACGGTCATCGCCAGTGCTCGCCGGCTCGACTCGGAACCGGCCGTGGTCCTCGGGTTCACCGCGGGCCTGATCATCGATCTGCTCGGCAGCGCACCACTCGGGCTGCGGGCAATGGTGCTCACGATCGTCGCGTACATAACCGTCCGGACACGCGATCGTTTTGAGGTCTCGATACCAACCATCGGCGTTGCCGTGTGGGGGATCGCTCTCTCGGGCACCGTATTGCTGGCCATCGTCGGTACGCTCTTTGGGGAGAGGATCCTCAGCGATCCGTTGGTACTTCGCCAGATTCTGTTGGGCCCGGTCTACGACGTCATTCTGGCTGCGGCGGTGCTCCCGCTCATGACACGGATTCTTGGCGGAGAACGGCACAGGGAGATGATGCTGTGA
- a CDS encoding rod shape-determining protein MreC: MRDRRTPDRATSFLVVLVIIAFSLMTLDIRSSGGGVTGTLRRGVQTVFTPIQKLATSIVDPAIDMVDGIANVAGLRDANKELQQRIASLESRLDTVATLEDEVASLRRILALTPADESIPQVPARVIARGDSFDAGFQIDAGSNDGVLVGNPVVDENGALVGLITEVTGDSATVVPIVAPSSDGVRVKSQTGEAGIILGRGSGELDLEVLEATEPVFTGYLLVTAGSVRYPVGINVAKVAADARPEAQRIVTTATPLADFSKLDFVVVLQWTFSTEVDTSTSSTTTTSSTTTTTTGTSDGGSG, encoded by the coding sequence ATGAGAGACCGCAGAACTCCCGATCGCGCCACCTCGTTTCTCGTGGTGCTCGTCATCATCGCGTTTTCGCTGATGACGCTCGATATCAGGAGCTCGGGTGGGGGAGTCACGGGTACGCTCCGTCGCGGTGTACAGACGGTGTTCACCCCGATCCAGAAGCTCGCCACATCGATTGTCGATCCGGCGATCGACATGGTGGACGGCATCGCAAACGTCGCGGGCCTTCGCGATGCCAACAAGGAACTTCAGCAGCGCATCGCAAGCCTGGAATCCAGGCTCGATACGGTTGCGACGCTCGAAGACGAAGTTGCCTCGCTGCGCCGTATCCTCGCTCTGACCCCGGCAGACGAGTCGATCCCGCAGGTCCCCGCCAGGGTGATCGCCCGTGGAGACAGCTTCGACGCAGGCTTCCAGATCGACGCCGGGAGCAACGACGGAGTGCTGGTCGGCAACCCCGTTGTCGACGAGAACGGAGCGCTCGTCGGCCTGATCACGGAGGTGACCGGCGATTCGGCGACCGTCGTGCCGATTGTGGCTCCGTCGTCGGACGGGGTGCGGGTCAAATCGCAGACGGGCGAGGCCGGCATCATCTTGGGCCGGGGGAGTGGGGAGCTCGATCTCGAGGTGCTTGAAGCCACCGAGCCGGTGTTCACAGGCTATCTCCTCGTCACCGCGGGAAGTGTGCGGTATCCGGTCGGGATCAACGTGGCGAAAGTCGCTGCAGATGCGAGACCGGAGGCGCAACGAATCGTCACGACGGCAACTCCCTTGGCGGACTTCTCCAAGCTCGATTTCGTCGTCGTTCTGCAGTGGACGTTCTCGACGGAGGTCGATACATCGACCAGCTCGACGACAACGACCAGCTCGACGACAACGACGACAACAGGAACCTCAGATGGGGGATCAGGGTGA
- a CDS encoding rod shape-determining protein: MFSFAGQDMAIDLGTANTLVYVRNVGIVLNEPSVVAINVRSNRALAVGMEAKRMIGRTPSYIRAIRPLRDGVIADFDITEKMLRYFIHKVHRRKWAKPRIVICVPSGITPVERRAVEEAAYHAGARRAYTIEEPMAAAIGTGLPVGEPSGSMVVDIGGGTTEVAVISLGGIVESRSIRIGGDELDEAIIDWVKKEYNLLLGERTAEQIKMAIGSAFPYPDEPAAEVRGRDLVTGLPKTIVLTSPEIREAVEEPVQQIVDAVKYTLDKTPPELSADIIERGIVVTGGGGLLRGIDERLAHETGMPIVSADRPLQSVVLGSGRCLEDFEALQGVLISSSRL, encoded by the coding sequence TTGTTTTCATTTGCAGGTCAAGACATGGCGATTGACCTGGGCACCGCGAACACACTCGTGTACGTTCGTAACGTCGGCATTGTGCTCAACGAGCCGTCTGTCGTAGCGATCAATGTGCGGTCTAATCGCGCCCTTGCCGTCGGCATGGAAGCCAAGAGAATGATCGGACGGACACCCTCCTATATCCGAGCAATCAGACCGCTGCGCGACGGTGTGATTGCCGATTTCGACATTACCGAGAAGATGCTTCGCTATTTCATCCACAAGGTACATCGGCGCAAGTGGGCCAAGCCCAGGATCGTGATCTGCGTGCCGTCGGGAATCACACCGGTCGAGCGGCGCGCCGTCGAAGAGGCCGCCTATCACGCGGGGGCGCGTCGCGCCTACACCATCGAAGAACCGATGGCGGCCGCGATCGGGACCGGACTTCCTGTCGGTGAGCCGTCAGGGTCGATGGTGGTCGATATCGGCGGTGGGACGACCGAGGTGGCGGTCATCTCTCTCGGCGGCATCGTCGAATCGCGCAGCATTCGCATCGGTGGGGACGAACTCGATGAGGCGATCATCGATTGGGTCAAGAAGGAGTACAACCTGTTGCTCGGCGAGCGCACCGCGGAGCAGATCAAGATGGCAATCGGATCTGCATTTCCCTATCCGGACGAACCCGCCGCCGAGGTTCGCGGAAGAGACCTGGTCACCGGCCTTCCCAAAACGATCGTGTTGACCAGCCCGGAGATTCGTGAGGCCGTCGAAGAACCCGTCCAGCAGATCGTCGATGCGGTGAAGTACACACTCGACAAGACACCACCGGAGCTGTCGGCGGACATCATCGAGCGCGGTATCGTCGTTACGGGAGGAGGCGGTCTCCTGCGCGGGATCGACGAACGCCTCGCACATGAGACAGGCATGCCGATCGTGTCTGCCGATCGTCCGCTTCAGTCCGTTGTGCTCGGTTCGGGGAGATGCCTGGAGGACTTTGAAGCGCTGCAGGGGGTTCTCATCTCCTCGAGCCGCCTGTGA
- the ndk gene encoding nucleoside-diphosphate kinase: MEHTFVMVKPDGVARGLVGEVISRFERKGLRLEKIRRLVIDEAMARRHYAEHVEKPFFNELLEFITSGPVVAMEWSGDGAIAVARTLMGATDPKNAEPGTIRGDFGLILTQNIVHGSDAPESAARELKIFFG; encoded by the coding sequence ATGGAACATACATTTGTCATGGTCAAGCCGGACGGCGTAGCGCGAGGCCTCGTCGGTGAGGTGATCAGCCGCTTTGAGCGCAAGGGGCTTCGTCTGGAGAAGATCCGACGCCTCGTCATCGATGAAGCCATGGCACGCCGCCACTACGCAGAACACGTCGAGAAGCCCTTCTTCAACGAACTGCTCGAGTTCATCACGTCGGGACCGGTGGTGGCGATGGAATGGTCCGGAGATGGAGCCATCGCGGTTGCTCGTACTCTCATGGGAGCAACCGATCCGAAGAATGCCGAGCCTGGAACGATCCGTGGTGATTTCGGCCTCATCCTGACCCAGAACATCGTTCATGGATCCGATGCACCCGAAAGCGCGGCGCGCGAGCTAAAGATCTTTTTCGGATAA
- a CDS encoding dihydrofolate synthase: MQPGLERTRVLLDLMANPQDTYPIIHITGSNGKTSTSRIAAAAISAHGLAVGSFTSPHLERVEERLGVNGHHATAHEFAEAVADVAPFADLLEQRTGERPTYFELTAAMAFAWFAERAVDVGVVEVGLGGRLDSTNVADGEVAVLTGVSKEHVRVLGSTLREIAIEKLAIAKPGCILVTGPLPAEAEREAQRRVAELGIRRRKYGEDYRLQDAALAIGGWMVTIDGIYETYEDVFLPLHGRYQTRNLAVAVAAVESLFGRALSPEALREGVAAATSPGRLEVIGRQPLTIVDGSHNAEGFGVLAESLDEEFPSLEWTVILGALGDKDLEGMIGHLGGKVGRMFATAPVSDRAIPADKVARVARAALGPGVEVRQVAGVDAAVREGILTAGEDGAVIATGSLYVAGEARPVMRSMAGQPSGAAKL; the protein is encoded by the coding sequence ATGCAACCGGGACTCGAGCGGACGCGCGTCCTTCTCGACCTGATGGCGAACCCCCAGGACACCTACCCGATCATTCACATCACCGGCAGCAACGGGAAGACATCGACTTCGAGGATCGCCGCTGCGGCCATCTCCGCGCACGGTCTCGCCGTCGGTTCGTTCACGTCGCCCCATCTCGAACGGGTCGAGGAGCGTCTCGGTGTCAACGGGCATCACGCAACCGCCCATGAGTTCGCCGAGGCCGTAGCCGACGTCGCGCCCTTCGCCGATCTCCTGGAGCAACGGACCGGGGAGCGTCCGACCTATTTCGAGCTGACTGCTGCGATGGCGTTTGCCTGGTTTGCCGAACGCGCAGTGGATGTCGGTGTCGTCGAGGTCGGACTCGGTGGCCGCCTCGATTCCACCAATGTCGCCGATGGCGAGGTGGCGGTCCTCACCGGTGTTTCGAAAGAACACGTTCGGGTGCTCGGATCGACACTGCGCGAGATCGCCATCGAGAAGCTTGCGATTGCCAAGCCGGGCTGCATCCTCGTTACCGGTCCGCTGCCGGCAGAAGCGGAGAGAGAGGCGCAACGTCGGGTCGCCGAACTCGGAATCCGTCGCCGGAAATACGGCGAGGATTACCGACTGCAGGATGCCGCGCTTGCCATCGGTGGATGGATGGTCACCATCGACGGCATCTACGAGACCTATGAGGACGTCTTCCTGCCTCTGCACGGGCGGTATCAGACCCGGAACCTGGCTGTCGCCGTGGCAGCCGTCGAGTCGTTGTTCGGGCGCGCTCTCAGCCCCGAGGCACTGCGTGAGGGTGTTGCCGCCGCGACGTCGCCGGGTCGCCTCGAAGTCATCGGGCGGCAACCTCTGACGATTGTGGACGGTTCACACAATGCAGAGGGATTCGGTGTTCTCGCCGAATCGCTCGACGAAGAGTTCCCGTCACTGGAGTGGACGGTCATTCTCGGGGCGCTGGGCGACAAAGACCTGGAAGGCATGATCGGCCACCTGGGCGGCAAGGTCGGCAGGATGTTTGCCACCGCTCCGGTGAGCGATCGGGCGATCCCCGCCGACAAGGTGGCTCGTGTGGCACGCGCCGCTCTGGGGCCCGGCGTCGAAGTGCGGCAGGTTGCCGGAGTCGATGCTGCCGTCCGGGAGGGCATCCTCACGGCAGGAGAAGATGGGGCAGTCATCGCCACCGGATCCCTGTATGTCGCCGGTGAAGCCAGGCCCGTGATGCGTTCGATGGCAGGACAGCCCTCCGGCGCTGCCAAACTATGA
- a CDS encoding valine--tRNA ligase, which produces MQPTYDPKAVESRWYDRWDRSGVFRPEHNPDGEPFCVVIPPPNVTGQLHMGHALNHSIHDVIVRRKRMQGYATLWLPGADHAGIATQNVVERDLAAEGLSRHDIGREAFIEQVWSWKRQYGDRISLQMRRLGDSVDWTRERFTMDEGLSRAVREVFVRLYEEDLIYRGNRIINWCPRCGTALAEIEVEYEDEPGELVYVTYPFTDGPGGITVATTRVETMLGDTAVAVHPDDARYQPYVGRTVRLPLVGREIPIIADEAVDPEFGTGAVKVTPAHDPNDYEIGRRHGLESPKILDEGAMVAFTGLRFDGMDRFEAREAVKHELHKAGAVERIENHTHSVGHCYRCGTVIEPYLSDQWFVKVRPLTIPAIDVVREGRTRFFPKRWEKSYFHWMENLRDWCISRQIWWGHRIPAWYCDDCGETIVAIEDPTVCPCGSGDLRQDEDVLDTWFSSALWPFSTLGWPDETEDLERFYPNAVMITGFDIIYFWVARMMQMGLHFMGDVPFVDTVIHGLVRDASGCKMSKSIGNAVDPLDIVEEHGADSLRLALIQAAAPGHDVPFDIEWVEGTRKFGNKLWNAIRFGLQHTGDVPVDGGYPDDPSPVDRWILSRLGEVTERFDTLCDQYRLSDAYALLYSFAWSEVFDWYLEMAKSPLWDPARAAGARQTLGVVLRDLLKLFHPVIPFVTEELWNELVSRDELLAGSRWPRIPRYQAPAGIATLQELVTGVRRFRAEHGLGPRRPMAMTVVDSDGLEGTWWEEQLRALAFVEPEFGDPPADAAGFTRIVAGSIQGFIRLAGLVDVEAERARLEKSIVAARADLERSEAKLANGDYRSKAPAEIVAKELAKADELRQKVDKLQSQLDELGG; this is translated from the coding sequence ATGCAACCGACGTACGATCCGAAGGCCGTCGAGTCGCGCTGGTACGACCGTTGGGATCGGTCCGGCGTCTTTCGACCTGAGCACAATCCCGACGGCGAACCGTTTTGTGTCGTCATTCCACCCCCCAATGTGACCGGCCAGCTGCACATGGGGCATGCTCTCAACCATTCGATTCACGACGTGATCGTGCGCCGCAAACGCATGCAGGGCTATGCCACTCTCTGGCTCCCCGGTGCCGACCACGCGGGCATCGCCACCCAGAACGTCGTCGAGCGGGACCTCGCGGCCGAAGGCCTGTCCCGCCACGACATCGGCAGGGAGGCGTTCATCGAACAGGTCTGGTCCTGGAAGCGCCAATACGGCGACCGGATCAGCCTCCAGATGCGCCGCCTCGGCGACTCTGTCGATTGGACTCGGGAACGGTTCACCATGGACGAGGGCCTCTCGCGCGCCGTGCGAGAAGTGTTCGTACGTCTCTATGAAGAGGACCTCATCTACCGCGGGAACCGGATCATCAACTGGTGCCCCCGCTGTGGTACCGCTCTGGCGGAGATCGAAGTCGAGTATGAGGACGAACCGGGTGAACTCGTCTACGTCACCTACCCGTTCACCGATGGACCGGGCGGTATCACCGTCGCGACGACCAGGGTGGAAACGATGCTCGGGGACACGGCCGTCGCCGTGCATCCGGACGACGCCCGGTACCAGCCGTATGTGGGGCGCACCGTCCGTCTGCCCCTCGTGGGTCGCGAGATCCCGATCATTGCCGACGAGGCGGTCGATCCCGAGTTCGGGACCGGTGCCGTCAAGGTGACGCCCGCTCACGACCCCAACGACTACGAGATCGGCCGGCGGCACGGTCTCGAATCACCAAAGATCCTCGACGAGGGTGCCATGGTCGCGTTCACCGGCCTGCGGTTCGACGGGATGGACCGATTCGAAGCTCGTGAAGCGGTCAAGCACGAACTCCACAAGGCAGGCGCCGTCGAGAGGATCGAAAACCACACCCACTCGGTGGGCCACTGCTACCGCTGCGGCACCGTCATCGAGCCGTATCTGTCCGACCAGTGGTTCGTCAAGGTGCGACCGCTCACGATCCCTGCCATCGATGTCGTGCGAGAGGGGAGGACTCGTTTCTTTCCGAAGCGCTGGGAGAAAAGCTACTTCCACTGGATGGAGAATCTGAGGGACTGGTGCATCAGCCGCCAGATCTGGTGGGGCCACCGGATCCCTGCCTGGTACTGCGACGACTGTGGCGAGACGATCGTCGCCATCGAGGATCCGACGGTGTGCCCGTGTGGATCGGGGGACCTCCGCCAGGACGAAGACGTGCTCGACACGTGGTTCTCCTCGGCGCTGTGGCCGTTCTCCACACTCGGCTGGCCGGATGAGACCGAGGACCTCGAGCGCTTCTACCCGAACGCGGTGATGATCACCGGGTTCGACATCATCTACTTCTGGGTGGCCCGCATGATGCAGATGGGTTTGCATTTCATGGGTGACGTTCCGTTCGTCGACACCGTCATCCACGGACTCGTGCGTGACGCCTCCGGCTGCAAGATGTCGAAATCGATCGGCAATGCCGTCGATCCGCTCGACATCGTCGAGGAGCACGGCGCCGACTCTCTACGTCTCGCGCTGATCCAGGCGGCGGCGCCCGGACATGACGTTCCATTCGACATCGAATGGGTCGAGGGCACGCGCAAGTTCGGTAACAAGCTGTGGAATGCGATACGGTTCGGTCTCCAGCACACCGGTGACGTTCCCGTGGACGGCGGCTATCCCGACGATCCTTCGCCAGTCGATCGCTGGATACTGTCGCGACTCGGTGAAGTGACCGAACGATTCGACACCCTGTGTGACCAATACCGGCTCTCCGACGCGTACGCGTTGCTGTATAGCTTCGCCTGGTCGGAGGTGTTCGACTGGTATCTGGAGATGGCCAAGTCTCCCTTGTGGGACCCTGCCAGGGCCGCCGGGGCTCGTCAGACGCTCGGCGTGGTCCTGCGTGATCTCCTCAAGCTCTTCCACCCGGTGATTCCCTTCGTGACCGAGGAGCTGTGGAACGAACTCGTGAGCAGAGATGAGCTCCTCGCGGGATCGAGATGGCCCCGCATCCCGCGCTATCAGGCCCCGGCCGGCATCGCGACACTCCAGGAACTCGTCACCGGCGTGCGACGCTTCCGTGCCGAGCACGGGCTCGGTCCTCGCAGGCCGATGGCCATGACCGTCGTGGATTCGGATGGATTGGAGGGCACATGGTGGGAAGAGCAACTGCGCGCACTGGCGTTCGTCGAGCCTGAGTTCGGCGATCCTCCAGCGGACGCCGCCGGTTTCACCCGCATTGTCGCCGGGTCCATCCAGGGTTTCATCCGCCTCGCCGGACTTGTCGACGTGGAAGCGGAGCGGGCTCGACTCGAGAAGTCGATTGTTGCCGCTCGAGCGGATCTCGAACGTTCGGAGGCCAAGCTCGCCAACGGGGACTACCGCTCCAAAGCACCCGCCGAGATCGTCGCGAAAGAGCTTGCCAAGGCAGACGAGCTTCGCCAGAAGGTGGACAAGCTCCAATCTCAGCTCGATGAGCTGGGCGGCTGA